One window from the genome of Dyadobacter sp. CECT 9275 encodes:
- a CDS encoding aminopeptidase P family protein has protein sequence MRYSPIDPSLFIGNRRRLAELLKPKSMVVLNANDILPTNADGTLAFKQNTDLFYLTGVDQEETILVLSPQHPDEKLREVLFVRETNETIAIWEGEKLSKKQAREVTGIETVFWTHQFENVFRNIVFEAETVYLNTNEHTRNDSLTQTREARFVRDFKEKYPLHRLDRLAPLMHSLRAIKQPLEVILMQKACDITKLGFDRLLKFVKPGVQEYEIEAELLHEFIRNRSKGFAYQPIIASGANACVLHYIQNDKPCRDGDILLLDVAAEYANYNSDLTRSIPVNGRFTKRQRDVYDAVLNVFKAAKGMLVTGNLWDEYHREVGKIMESELLGLGLISKTDIEKQDPEWPAYRKYFPHGTSHFLGLDVHDVGNKYRRFEPGMVFTCEPGIYIREEGLGIRLENNILITQEGNIDLMGHIPIEAEEIEEIMNS, from the coding sequence ATGCGTTATTCCCCTATTGACCCATCGCTTTTCATTGGAAACCGCCGGCGCCTTGCCGAACTTCTCAAGCCGAAATCCATGGTGGTACTGAATGCCAATGATATACTGCCCACCAATGCAGACGGCACGCTGGCTTTCAAACAAAATACCGATCTGTTCTATCTTACAGGGGTTGACCAGGAAGAAACCATACTGGTGCTTTCGCCGCAACATCCCGACGAAAAACTGCGCGAGGTACTTTTTGTGCGGGAAACCAATGAAACCATCGCCATTTGGGAGGGAGAAAAACTCAGTAAGAAACAGGCCCGGGAAGTAACCGGAATTGAGACGGTTTTCTGGACACATCAATTCGAAAATGTTTTCAGGAATATCGTTTTTGAAGCTGAAACAGTATATCTCAACACCAACGAACATACCCGTAACGACTCACTCACCCAAACCAGGGAGGCACGGTTTGTCAGAGATTTCAAAGAAAAATATCCGCTGCATCGGCTGGACCGGCTCGCTCCGCTCATGCATTCCCTGCGGGCCATTAAGCAGCCTTTGGAAGTAATACTTATGCAGAAAGCCTGTGATATTACTAAACTAGGCTTCGACAGACTGCTGAAATTTGTAAAACCGGGAGTGCAGGAATATGAGATTGAGGCAGAGCTGCTGCACGAATTTATCCGGAACCGGTCAAAAGGCTTTGCCTATCAGCCAATCATCGCTTCGGGTGCGAATGCCTGCGTACTTCATTACATTCAGAATGACAAGCCCTGTCGGGATGGCGATATCCTTTTGCTGGACGTAGCAGCAGAATATGCCAATTACAATTCGGACCTTACCCGTAGTATACCGGTAAACGGCCGTTTCACAAAAAGGCAGCGCGATGTTTACGATGCTGTCCTGAATGTTTTCAAAGCGGCGAAAGGAATGCTGGTAACCGGCAATCTGTGGGACGAATACCACAGGGAAGTTGGGAAAATAATGGAAAGTGAGTTGCTTGGCCTGGGCCTCATCAGCAAAACGGACATTGAAAAGCAGGATCCGGAATGGCCCGCTTATCGCAAGTATTTTCCTCACGGTACCTCTCATTTTTTAGGATTGGACGTCCACGATGTGGGCAATAAGTACAGGCGTTTTGAGCCAGGAATGGTATTTACCTGTGAACCGGGAATTTATATCCGGGAGGAAGGACTGGGAATAAGACTGGAAAATAATATTCTGATCACGCAGGAAGGCAATATTGACCTGATGGGGCACATCCCCATTGAAGCGGAGGAAATTGAGGAAATCATGAACAGTTAA
- a CDS encoding DUF5618 family protein: MKSITEAKRYLDKAKEILTEKALKEDGYYQDSKYVKMAGHTAYAGVLLALDAFLGKKSKGRKDVDWYIQHLAKTDKKILNAFLTAYQVLHLDMAYDGAKSAKLAATGLEEAEKIIDWLQKRSVVTAGS, from the coding sequence ATGAAAAGTATAACAGAAGCAAAACGGTATCTTGATAAAGCAAAAGAAATCCTTACGGAAAAAGCATTAAAAGAGGATGGATACTACCAGGACTCCAAATATGTAAAGATGGCTGGCCATACTGCGTACGCCGGAGTTCTGCTTGCACTGGATGCTTTTCTAGGCAAAAAGAGTAAAGGACGTAAAGATGTGGACTGGTACATACAGCATCTTGCCAAAACAGATAAGAAAATCCTTAACGCCTTCCTGACCGCCTATCAGGTACTCCATCTCGACATGGCCTACGACGGAGCAAAAAGCGCGAAACTCGCTGCAACAGGATTAGAGGAAGCGGAAAAGATCATCGACTGGCTCCAAAAGCGAAGCGTAGTAACAGCGGGATCATAA